A region of the Candidatus Methylomirabilota bacterium genome:
TCGAGAGAACGCCCGGAGGAGGTTCGCGATGGAGCTCGGGACGCTGCGGCTCAAGGTCGGGTTCGCGGAGATGCTGAAGGGCGGCGTCATCATGGACGTGACGACCGCCGAGCAGGCCAAGATCGCCGAGGACGCCGGCGCGACCGCCGTGATGGCCCTCGAGCGGGTCCCGGCCGACATCCGGCGGGACGGCGGCGTCGCCCGCATGGCGAACGTCCGGAAGATCAAGGAGATCATGGCCGCCGTGACGATCCCGGTGATGGCCAAGTGCCGGATCGGCCACTTCGTCGAGGCCCAGATCCTGCAGGCGCTGGGCGTGGATTACATCGACGAATCGGAGGTGCTCACCCCGGCCGACGAGCACTTCCACGTGGACAAGTTCGCCTTCACGGTGCCCTTCGTCTGCGGGGCGCGCGACCTCGGCGAGGCGCTCCGCCGGATCGGGGAGGGCGCGGCCATGATCCGGACCAAGGGGGAGGCGGGCTCGGGCAACATCGTCGAGGCGGTCCGGCACATCCGGAAGGTCACGGGCCAGATCCGGCGGCTCACCACCCTGGGCGCCGAGGAGCTGATGGCCGAGGCCAAGGAGCTCGGCGCCCCCTACGAGCTCTGCCGGTGGGTGGCGCGGGAAGGTCGCCTGCCCGTTCCCAACTTCGCCGCCGGCGGGATCGCCACCCCGGCCGACGCCGCGCTCATGATGCAGCTCGGGGCGGAGGCGGTGTTCGTGGGGTCCGGGATCTTCAAGTCGGCCGACCCCCCGGCCCGCGCGCGGGCGATCGTCCAGGCGGCCACCCACTACCGCGACCCGGACGTCCTGGCCCGTGTGTCCGAAGGGCTCGGCGAGGCGATGCCAGGCCTCGAGCTCGGCAAGCTCGGCGCCGAGGAGCGTCTCGCCACCCGCGGCTGGTAACCGGCCATGCGCGAGCCCGTCCGCATCGGTGTCCTCGCGCTCCAGGGCGACTTTGCGGCTCACGCCCGGGCCCTCGGGCGTCTGGGCGTCGAGGCTCCCGAGGTCCGGAACCCGGGCGACCTCGCGGGGCTCGACGGACTCGTCATCCCCGGGGGGGAGAGCACGACGCTCCTCACGCTCATGGGGGAGACGTTCCCCCCCGTCCTGCGCGCCTTCCACGAGGCAGGGCGGCCGATCTACGGCACGTGCGCGGGACTGATCCTCCTGGCGCGTGAGGTCGTGAGTCCCCCTCAGCCCTCGCTCGGGCTGATCGACGTCACGGTCGAGCGCAACGCGTACGGCCGCCAGCGGGAGTCGTTCGAGACGGAGGGCGAGGCCCGGTTCGCCGGCGCGCCGGCGCCGCTGCGGATGGTCTTCATCCGGGCGCCGCGCATCGTGCGGACCGGGGCGGGCGTGACCACGCTCGCCACCCACCGCGCCGAGCCCGTCCTGGTCCAGGCGGGCACCGTGTTGGCCGGCACGTTCCATCCCGAGCTCACCGACGACCTCGGCGTGCATCGCCACTTCCGCGACCTGTGCCGGGCCGCTGCCAGCCGACTCCCCCAGCCGACCCTCGCCTGAGCCATTCCCTCGAGCCGTCCGTGGTCGACCGGTGGTCATCCGCCTCCGGGCTAACCCCTACGGACCGCCCCGGGGTTGACGCGCCGACGGCGCCCGCCCGACCCTAGGCGGGCGGCCTGGACCGACCGAACGCGGGAGGGATACCGGAGATGCTCGCTGCCGTCGCCGTCGGATGCGGAATCTGCCTCGGATTGGTCGCCGCCGATCTGGCGGCGCCGCTTTACTGGCGCGTCCTGACGGCGTGGCCGTTCGGCCACGGCCGCCTGGCCCGTCTGTTTCTCCGCGCCCAGCGGGGAGTCCTGGCACGGACCGGGCACCATCCCTACCTCGTCGACTCCCTGGAGGCCCTCGAGCGCGCCGCCGATCCCGCCGCCCTCATCGCCGCCCAGGCGCGGCTCCGATGGTGGCGCGCCCTCCGCGTCGCTCGCCGACCCTGAGGCGCCGGCCGACTGTGCCGCCGCCGGTGTCCTGACCGGCACGGCTCTTTCAGGCTCGTCCGGCCGTCGCCGCCGAAGGGCAGCGGCGCGCGCTGCGGGGTGCCGGGGCCCGACCCGAGCGGAGGCCCGCCGTGACGCGTCGTCTGTCCACGCACGGTCGGAGCGGTCTCGGGCGGCTCACCCGGCTCGACGCTGACCGTTCGCGCCACTCCGGCCATCCCGAATTCCGTCCGGGTGCTCCCGAGCCCCGTTTGCACTACAATCGGGCGGTGACGCTGGGCGGCGTCGCCGCGGGCCCGTGCCCGAGCGTATCGCCGACTAGGGCCGGCGGGCGGCTCCGGCGGAGGCGTGCCCGCGCCTGGCAACCCCAACCATGGGATGGAATGGATGACCACCGGCTTCCGGTGCCCCTGGCTCCTGATCATCGGACTTCTCATGGTCGGGTGCGCGACCGTTCCGCACCGATACCGGTACGAGCCGCCGGTGCCCATCAACTCAGCGGACCGGAAGGCCTGTCACGCGGAAGCCGACGCCTGGGCCCAGCGGCGGTACGCTCGATACATGGAGATCATCGAGCTGGCCGGGCCGTTCGGCGGATCGTTCGGTGGCATCACCCTCGCCCAGCGCGCCTATGACGAGCGCGAAGAGGTCTACGAGCGGGAGCTCAGGGCCTGCCTGAAGGCTCGGGGATATGCCTTGTGACGGTCGGGCAAGGCGTCGCCGGCCGGCTGACGTCGACCTCGATGAACGTCCTCGTGCTCAACTGTGGCAGCTCATCGGTCAAGTTCCAGCTGATCGACACCACCGAGCGCGGGAGGGAACGGCGCCTGGCCGGGGGCACGATCGAGCGCATCGGGGAGGCGGAGGCGGCCATCGCCTTCCGCGCCGAGGGCCACCCGGCCCACCGCGAGACGGCGGCCGTGCCCGATCACGCGACGGCCGTCCAGCGCGTGGCGGATTGGGTCGCCACCCGCGCGGCCGCCGTGGGCGCGGTCGGCCATCGGGTCGTCCACGGCGGCCCGCGCTTCACGCGACCGACCCTCGTCGACGACGACGTCACGGCCGGCATCGAAGCCCTGGAGACCCTGGCTCCGCTCCACAACGCGCCGAGCCTGGCCGGGATCCGCGCCGCTCGCCGGGCGCTGGGACCCGAGGTGCCGATGGTCGCCGTGTTCGACACCGCGTTCCACGCCACCTTGCCGGATCACGCCGCCCGCTATGCGCTCCCTGAAGAGCTCGTGCGCCGGCACGCGATCCGTCGTTATGGCTTCCACGGCACCTCGTACCGGTCAGTGCTGCTACAGTACGGGCGCCTGACCGGGACATCCCCCGAGCGAGCCACGCTGATCGCCCTGCACCTGGGGAACGGCTGCTCGGTGGCCGCGATCCGCGGCGGGCAGTCCGTCGACACCTCGATGGGATTCACCCCGCTGGAGGGGCTCGTCATGGGCACCCGCGCCGGCGACCTCGACCCGGCGATCGTGAGCCACCTGGCCCGGGCCGAGCGGGTGTCGCCGGACGAGGTCGAGCGCTGGCTGAACGAGCGCTCGGGCCTCCTGGGGGTATCCGGGCACAGCCGGGACATGCGCGCGCTGCTGGACCGGGAGCGCGAGGATCCCCGGGCGCGCCTCGCCGTCGAGATCTTCTGCTACCGCGCCAAGAAGTACATCGGCGCCTATCTGGCGGCCCTGGGCGGCGCGGAGTCCGTCGTCTTCACCGGCGGCATCGGCGAGCACGCCCCCGAGGTGCGGGCTCGGATCTGCGCAGGCATGGAGTGGTGCGGCCTCGTGCTCGATCCCGAGCGGAATGCCCGGCTCACCGGCGAGGGCGTCCGGATCAGCGGAGATCAGGCCCGCATCCGCGCCTTCGTGATCCCCACCGACGAGGAGCTGGTCATCGGCCGAGACACCATCGACTGTCTGAAACCACGCGCGTGACCGCCCCGAGCCACGGACCCCGAGGGGTCGCCGCCCGGGCGGCCCGCTACCGGAACGAGGATCCCGTCTTCGCCCGCTGGGCCGCCGGTTACGGCAAGATCCGCCATGCCCCGCAGACCCAGGTCCGCGTCCACGCCATGGCCGAGCGCCTGGCCGCCGAGGGCGCGCGCGGGGACGGCGCTCCCCTCTATGACGTGCTCCACGCGGCCGACCGCGTCGCCAGCGCCGGGATGTGGCTCGTCGTCCACGAGACCTACGCGCGAGCCGTGTACCTCGACGGCCGCGCGCTCGCCGCCGACGACTTCAAGGCGCACCCCGAGGGCCACACGGGCGGCGCACTCAACATGGTCCCGGCGTACACGGGCTACATGGTGATCAACGCCATCACGGGCCACACCCGGGCCTGGCTCATGGGCCAGGGCCACTGCGTGGCCGCGATCGACTCGGTGAACCTCCTGCTCGGGAACATGACCCCCGCCCACGCCGAGCGCTACGACGTCTCCGACGCGGGGCTCACGCGCTACGTGCGGGACTTCTATGCCTACCGGCTGCGGGCGGACGGAACCCAGGACTCGCCGCTCGGGAGCCACGTGAACCCGCACACGGCCGGCGGCCTGGCCGAGGGCGGTTACCTGGGATTCGCGGAGCTCCAGTGGGTCCACATGCCGCTGCCGGGCGAGCGCCTGGTGGTCTTCTTGAGCGACGGCGCGTTCGAGGAGCAGCGGGGGGGCGATTGGGCGCCCCGCTGGTGGCGGGCGGACGACTCGGGCCTGGTCGCCCCGCTCATGATCGCCAACGGACGGCGCATCGATCAGCGCACGACCATGGCCCAGCAGGGCGGCATCGCCTGGCTCCTCCGACACCTGCGCCTGAACGGGTTCGATCCCTTCGTGTTCGACGGCCGCGATCCGGCCGCCTTCGCCTGGGCGATCTTCGAGATGGAGACACGGCTCGAGGCGGCCGGCCAGGCGGCGCGGTCGGGAGGGCGCGGCTATCCGGTCCGGCTGCCGTACGGGATCGCCGTGGCGCCCAAGGGCGCCGGGTTCTACGGGGAAGGGACGAACCTCGCGCACAACCTTCCCCTCCCGGCCAACCCTCATCGCGATCCGGCCGCCGCGCGCCTGTTCAACGAGCACGCCAAGAGGCTCTGGGTCGCGGCGCTCGAGCTGCGCGAGTCGGCGGGGACGCTCCAGCACCACGCGCGATCGGGTCGCCCACGCGAGCGCGACCACGCGCTCGCCACCCGCCAGATCCGGCTCGAGACGGTGCCCGCCCCCGCCTTCCGGCCGGTGGCCGAGAATCGCGCCGACCCCGCGCGGTGGACGCAGTCGTGCCCGATGACCGCGGTGGACCAGGGCTTTCTCGCCACGGTCCGGGCCAACCGCCACCTGCGCCCGCGCGTCGGCAATCCCGACGAGATGCGCTCCAACCGCATGCAGGCCACTCTCGACGCCCTCAAGTTCCGGGTGACCGCCCCCGAGGGGGGGATCCCCGAGGCGGTCGACGGCGCGGTGATCACCGCCCTCAACGAGGAGGCCGTGGCGTCGGCGGCCCTCGCCAACAAGGGCGGCCTCAACATCATCGTCACCTACGAGGCCTTCGGCGCGAAGATGCAGGGGGCCGTCCGCCAGGAGATCGTCTTCGCCGATCAGCTCAACGCGGCGGGACGGCCGCCCGGGTGGCTCTCGATTCCGCTCGTGCTCACCTCCCATACCTGGGAGAACGCCAAGAACGAGCGATCGCACCAGGACCCGGCCCTGGCCGAGGCGCTGCTCGGGGAGCCGGCCGACGTCTCGCGCGTCCTGTTCCCGGCCGACTACAACACCGCCGCCGCGGTCGTACGCGCCGTCTACCAGAGCCGGGGGCAAATCTGGACGCTGGTGGTGCCCAAGGGGGACGTCCCCGATCTGTTCGCGCCGGACGAGGCCGAGGCGCTCTTGCGCGACGGCGCCCTCGACCTGGCCTGGGCCGGGTACCGCCAGGACGAGGCCCGCGTCATCCTCACGGCCATCGGGGCTTATCAGCTCGGCCAGACGCTGGAGGCCTCGCGACGCCTGGCCGCGCGTGAGGTCCCGCACGGTGTCGTCTACATGCTCGAGCCGGGTCGCTTTCGGATCCCCCGGGGGGAGCGTGAGCGGGCGCACCTGGCCCCCATCGGGGTCAGGGCCCGGCTCTACCCGGACCGCGTCGCCGCCCGGGTCTTCGTGACGCACACGCGCCCGGAGCCGATGCTCGGCGTCCTCCAGCCCCTCCACACCGGGCCACGTACCGAGGGACTCGGCTACACGAACCACGGCGGGACCCTCACCGTGGAAGGCCTGCTCTTCGTGAACCACGCCACCTGGGCGCACGTCCTCGCCGCCGTCGCGTGCGTTCTCGAGACCCCGCGGTCCGCGCTGCTCACGGCCGACGAGCTGGCCGCCCTCGATCACACGGCGGCGCCCGAGGGCATCGTCATCCTGCGCTGAGACGGAGCCGCGCAAGGACCTGACCGGTCGGATCGCGGCGCGGCGTGGGGCAGCCGCGCCCGAGCGGGACATCTCTGCCCCACCCGCTGCCGCGATGGCGCCGTTCGTCCTCGCCAAGTCCCCGAAAACACGACCGTTCACTCGTACTGGCCCGGGCACTGTAGTTGCAGCCCGGAAGCAGTGGCTATGAAAGGAGCGGCCATGTACGAGCGTGTCCTCATTCCCCTGGACGGCTCCGAGCTGGCAGAGTCGATCCTGCCCTTCGCCGAGAAGCTCGCGGGCCCCCTCGATGCCGAGATCCTCCTGCTCCGCGTGGTCGAGCCCCTCTCCACCGCCGCCGCCCTCGCCAACGGCGACGTGGTGGGGCCCGACGGCCTCTTCCTCGAGCAGGTGAGGGCGAAGGAGTACCTCTCCAACCTGCAGGAGCGGCTGGGGGAGAGGGGACTCCGGGCCCGGAGCGTCCTGGGCCTCGGCGTCCCGGCCACGGAGATCGTCGAGCACGCGAAGGCCCACAAGGCCGACCTGATCGCCATGAGCACCCATGGCCGGAGCGGGTTCGGTCGGCTCGTGTTCGGCTCGGTGGCCGAGGAGGTGCTCCGAACCGCGCCCGTGCCGGTGCTCATGATCCGGATGGTGGCCAGAAAAGCGGCGAGCCCCGTGGAGGTGCGGACATCATGACCGTGGGCCCGGCCAGCCGGCCCGAGGAGCGAATCCATGACGCCTGAGACCGCCGTCGCCCCGGATGCG
Encoded here:
- a CDS encoding universal stress protein: MYERVLIPLDGSELAESILPFAEKLAGPLDAEILLLRVVEPLSTAAALANGDVVGPDGLFLEQVRAKEYLSNLQERLGERGLRARSVLGLGVPATEIVEHAKAHKADLIAMSTHGRSGFGRLVFGSVAEEVLRTAPVPVLMIRMVARKAASPVEVRTS
- the pdxT gene encoding pyridoxal 5'-phosphate synthase glutaminase subunit PdxT, which translates into the protein MREPVRIGVLALQGDFAAHARALGRLGVEAPEVRNPGDLAGLDGLVIPGGESTTLLTLMGETFPPVLRAFHEAGRPIYGTCAGLILLAREVVSPPQPSLGLIDVTVERNAYGRQRESFETEGEARFAGAPAPLRMVFIRAPRIVRTGAGVTTLATHRAEPVLVQAGTVLAGTFHPELTDDLGVHRHFRDLCRAAASRLPQPTLA
- a CDS encoding xylulose 5-phosphate 3-epimerase; translation: MTAPSHGPRGVAARAARYRNEDPVFARWAAGYGKIRHAPQTQVRVHAMAERLAAEGARGDGAPLYDVLHAADRVASAGMWLVVHETYARAVYLDGRALAADDFKAHPEGHTGGALNMVPAYTGYMVINAITGHTRAWLMGQGHCVAAIDSVNLLLGNMTPAHAERYDVSDAGLTRYVRDFYAYRLRADGTQDSPLGSHVNPHTAGGLAEGGYLGFAELQWVHMPLPGERLVVFLSDGAFEEQRGGDWAPRWWRADDSGLVAPLMIANGRRIDQRTTMAQQGGIAWLLRHLRLNGFDPFVFDGRDPAAFAWAIFEMETRLEAAGQAARSGGRGYPVRLPYGIAVAPKGAGFYGEGTNLAHNLPLPANPHRDPAAARLFNEHAKRLWVAALELRESAGTLQHHARSGRPRERDHALATRQIRLETVPAPAFRPVAENRADPARWTQSCPMTAVDQGFLATVRANRHLRPRVGNPDEMRSNRMQATLDALKFRVTAPEGGIPEAVDGAVITALNEEAVASAALANKGGLNIIVTYEAFGAKMQGAVRQEIVFADQLNAAGRPPGWLSIPLVLTSHTWENAKNERSHQDPALAEALLGEPADVSRVLFPADYNTAAAVVRAVYQSRGQIWTLVVPKGDVPDLFAPDEAEALLRDGALDLAWAGYRQDEARVILTAIGAYQLGQTLEASRRLAAREVPHGVVYMLEPGRFRIPRGERERAHLAPIGVRARLYPDRVAARVFVTHTRPEPMLGVLQPLHTGPRTEGLGYTNHGGTLTVEGLLFVNHATWAHVLAAVACVLETPRSALLTADELAALDHTAAPEGIVILR
- the pdxS gene encoding pyridoxal 5'-phosphate synthase lyase subunit PdxS, translated to MELGTLRLKVGFAEMLKGGVIMDVTTAEQAKIAEDAGATAVMALERVPADIRRDGGVARMANVRKIKEIMAAVTIPVMAKCRIGHFVEAQILQALGVDYIDESEVLTPADEHFHVDKFAFTVPFVCGARDLGEALRRIGEGAAMIRTKGEAGSGNIVEAVRHIRKVTGQIRRLTTLGAEELMAEAKELGAPYELCRWVAREGRLPVPNFAAGGIATPADAALMMQLGAEAVFVGSGIFKSADPPARARAIVQAATHYRDPDVLARVSEGLGEAMPGLELGKLGAEERLATRGW
- a CDS encoding acetate kinase; translated protein: MNVLVLNCGSSSVKFQLIDTTERGRERRLAGGTIERIGEAEAAIAFRAEGHPAHRETAAVPDHATAVQRVADWVATRAAAVGAVGHRVVHGGPRFTRPTLVDDDVTAGIEALETLAPLHNAPSLAGIRAARRALGPEVPMVAVFDTAFHATLPDHAARYALPEELVRRHAIRRYGFHGTSYRSVLLQYGRLTGTSPERATLIALHLGNGCSVAAIRGGQSVDTSMGFTPLEGLVMGTRAGDLDPAIVSHLARAERVSPDEVERWLNERSGLLGVSGHSRDMRALLDREREDPRARLAVEIFCYRAKKYIGAYLAALGGAESVVFTGGIGEHAPEVRARICAGMEWCGLVLDPERNARLTGEGVRISGDQARIRAFVIPTDEELVIGRDTIDCLKPRA